The genomic window ACTTTATTTAATCCAAGATGCATTATCAATACTTGGAAACCAAGGCTACAGAAAAACAATGGCACATCTATAAAGATCTAGAATTTTTTACTAAGGAAAAATTCAGAAACAGCATTTGAAATTATCCCATGAAGTACCATTGTACCTACAGGAACAAGTGTTTTAATAACAGTATTTTTGCATCTGGTACTGCCTATacactgtcaggtttgaacatttTTAAATGTGATAAGGTCATATTAAaagccaagcatcttaattttaaATGGAGGGGATGGTTCTTTTACGCTGTTATAATCATCTAACCAATTTTGATATGTTACCAAaactatacattttattttttttagaaacaattgtttttaaaaaaaaaatctagaaatttGTTACACAATTGTATAAAATCCCATGGACAAAACTACATCATAAGCaaaggaacaaaacagaacaaaaggaACTAGAACTTCAGGTATTCTGAAATACACCCCACGGCACTGATTGTGTTCACACAAAAGAGTGAGCTatgattctaaaaaaaaatctagtttatCATTCAGAAGCAGCACATTGCACTGCAACTCAACCTTGGTACCACATCCACCAGTCAGAACTACAGTAACCTGTGTTTACCTAAATGGAGAAACCTAGGATTCACAACTGTTGTACATCTAATGAGCCAGAATTCAAAGTACACATCCAAGTCAGCTCATTTGGGAGCCAAAAGGCAGGTCTAAATTTGAATCTTAATTTGGCATTAAGCCTTTTCTTCTTGCTGATTTCTTATTATAGTCAGTGTTAGTGATGGACCAGAACTAAGGACTGGTATGGGCAAAGTAAAAATGCTTGTGAatgataaatctttttttttttgtaattctaATTTACTACTGTATGCAAATGTAGCCAGAGAacagtaatattttaatattacaaaAAAACTAAGTAAGTGGAATAGTTTCTGGTGTAATATGCAGTCTTGGTTGCCTGATATCAggactacttttttaaaaaaaaattatacatctTCCAGTTCACAATTTAAATTCAAACTGTGCTTTACATTTTTAAGTTCTGACATATTAAAGCCCAAAAGCACGGATGGCTTGAGGTTTTTTATTGCCTTTAGGCAGAAGTATCTCTTTCTCCCAAAAAATGATGCAACATCCACTTTCCATGCACGTAGCATGGACGACAGCAATTGTAGTTCTTTTTTACTGGGATATGGCTTCTTGTGAAAATAATCTGCAAGAAACCTTTTTTGGACTTCATTTGAGCTTTGTTGGAATGGCTTCGGATTCAACACCAACAGATGAAGATCTTCAGCTGAAGTCTCTCCCTTGGTTTCAGTTTTATGATCAGACTTTTGTCGTTTTGAAGGCACACAATTCACCTCCTTTGCTGGAACTTGGGCTGTACCATTATTTATAATGAAGAATGGCGGATCCTCATCGCTTTGGTCTTCTGAAACAGAAGCAGCATAAAGATGATCAGACTGTTTCCTCTTGGCTGAAAGAGGATCATCCTCATGGTTCTCCCCATTCATAAGTGGTAGATCCTGCTTCACATCAAGGTCAAcctgcatcttcatatctggcGAGGTCTCTCTAGGAGCACTGCGGCATCGAAGCAAATGCACAGCTATAGCTGTTAGAGTCATGTTGCCAGTGTATACTCCGCAGCAGTGGATACATTTAAAAGCAGGAGTCTTCAAAATGGTGTGCACAGTTGGCATGATGTGGTGCCGCTCTTTCAAGTGCATTTCATAAGCatctctgctagtgaaaacaccATAACAAAAAGGGCAAGTAGAAACGTTCTTGTTCTCTCTGCTCGTTTCGGCATCCTCTTGATGTAGTTTGATATACAAAGGAATAAGTGTCCTTGAATTTACACCAGCAAGTACAACAAGATGCACTTCTCTTTCACCAAGTTCTTTTGAAGTTATACTGAAGTCAAAATGAGGGAATACTAACTGACCTTCAGAATCACTCGCAAGCTGAAAGCCTTTATCATCGTAATTTGAGTGcaattccttctttccattatgtGCAGTTTGTGTGTGAGTCACAAGGCCTTTTAAATCATAGAAAATATTGGTGCAGAAGAGGCAAGTTAACCCATGgacaaaaatatgttttaaaagctCTGACTGAGTTAGAAAGCATTTACAAGAAAAACATCTCACCGTCTTATCTTTTAGCCACCTCAGAAAAGGTGCACAGACTGCAACTTTGTCTATTTCACAAGTCGTCTCCCTCTTAGATGTGCTACATTTGTGGGCCACCTGCATGTGCACTTGATAGACATTTGATGGGAAAAGCTCGCTACAAACGGGGCACGTCTTCCATTGCTTAGCCTGCTTAAGAACTAGATTCATTGCAGTACTGGTTGGAGAAGTCTTGGTAGGAGTATTTGTAGAAGAACTTACTGCAACAGGAGATGGCACAGTAGCAGGTCCCTGAGACAGCTGGGCAACTGGGCCAGATGGCATCAACTGAACAGGCACCTGAGGCGGTGGAACAGTTGCCatgccaccacctggtggcccaGGCAAAGTCATTGAAACTGGTGCAAGGGTGTATGTAGGTATTCCATTAACTTGTTTGCCAGTTGGAATTAACTGTCTGAGCATAGGTCCAGTGGTAAGTAAAGTAGCATTCTGAGACACTCCAGGTCTAACAGACTGATTTACTGGAAGAACTTCTGGCTGATTAAACTGTACAATCCCAGGTCCGGCCGATGGGTTTACAGGAAGAACCCCTGGTGTGACTGGATGGTTAAACTGAAGAACTCCCGATGTAATTGTTTGGGGAACTGGAAGAACTCCAGGCCCACTGCCAATAGGCCGATTTACAGCAAGGATCCCAGGTGATGAAGGTCTGTTAACTGGAATAGCACCAGGCCCTGGCATAATTGGATTGCTGATAGTTCTGACTGATTGATTACCTACAGGAAGCAGAGTAGGCCTGATAGGTCGAGTGAAAGAAATTACTCCTGGAGGAACAGCTCTGTTTATGTTTCCTGTGGGTTGATTTAGGCAAAAAACTCTGGGTCTTACTGGCTGTTTTAAGGGGAAACGATGAGAAACAAAGACTGGCTGAGAAACTGCAGGCTGAAGACTAACAGTATTCTGATTTGCTGGGCGAGAACCCGAAAGAAGGGCAATATGTAACCGGTCAACAGAAGTTGAAGCTGTCATACTATTGGCGCTACTTGAAACAGTCAAAGGTGCAACCACGTTATGAACTGGTTTTGTCGATACCGTATTTTGATTCTGATTAACTGATGGAAGTGGAAGCTGAAAACATGATGTAGAATTTGATCCTACAGAGGTAGGATTCAGTTGTGAAACAGTATTGATTGTAGATGGCTTTGGAGCAATATTGATAATCTGCAGTGACTTCATTTGTCCTGTTTTTTTAGGCTGAACTGAAATTACACGTCCCAATATGTTCTCCAGATCTTTATGTACTTCAGATGTTAAGACATGATATATTAAAGAATCCCGGCTATTTGCAAAAGCATTACACTTTTTACAGTAGTGGTCAGTAAAATTCTCTTCGCTCTCATCAGGCCTCTCCTCAAAATATGTACTTATTAGATTTTGAAAATGGCTTACCAACACATGTTTCTTTGTATTGTAGTACAGCATGTCAGAAAATTGACATTTCTGGCATACAAAGTTTACTGCATCGTTCCGGAATTGTCTCATACCACCACTCACATTATAGTTTTGTATTTTCTTCTTGGAGTGAAACATTCGGAGGTGTTTTCCTACTGTCTTAGAATGAGAAGCAAATGAACATTCTGGACAAGGAATAACTAACTCTTGATCCATTTCATCTTCATGGTAGCGAGTCAGGTGATTTTTGAAAGAATTAAGAAATTTTGATGAAAATTTGCACAAGCTGCAACAATATGGATTTGTTCTGTATctctgaaaaataagaaaaaggggCATCTTTTGTAGAACTCACAAATAATATGTGTATCAACTGGTCAATGCACAGTACCAAAAAAGCATCACAGTCTTGTTAACTGGATATGAACTCTTCTTCAGGAGATTATAATGATCtagctttcttttctgttttaaataatattaatataataatacaaatagtaTTAGGACCAAGCTAAGTGAAATCTAAACTTTTTGCTGCTGTTCGCTAAGAATAAGTCAAATTACTACAATACCAGCAGTGTGGACTCCAGCTTAGTCTAAGACCAGAAATaaatgaggaaagaaagggaagaagcaaTGTTCTTCTATATCATAAGTTTACACAAGAATTACCAAAATAAATATCAAATATCTATTACCATCTAtggttaaaagaaaattaaaggacTATATCAATGGAAATCTTTAGTCCATCAAATTAAGATAAAAATTTTAAAGCAGAATATGGAAAAGTTGTTAATGGAACTGTAGAGGAATAAATATGCCAATTAGATGTTCAATATAGTTAATTACTGAGTTATCAAAAAACTAACAGCTGTAGTAACTTGTTTtcaaaatgcagaaaaagcaactACTTATTCTTATGCAATTCTGACAGTTTAGTGAAGAAAACTATCATAAAATAATAAGGTGACTGACAAAATATAGAATAATcaattttcttattctattttcagAACATTTCCCCCTGTTATAGAACATTAGCTTTTGAAATTAAAGGAAGTCTTATAATACAACATAGTACCAACTTTTCAaatcaaaattgtttttttttaatctaacaagGCATACTCAAACAATTGAATCCATTTAAATCTTCAAATGGTGATAACTATATTACATACCTTTCTTTTAGTAACATTGTCCCAATGAGATACATCATTCCATGAAGTACTAGAGAAATATTTTTCCCCTGGATCAAAACTTTTCAGAGTCTAAGAAAAAGCAAGGTGGGTTAAGAAAATAGCCcataactaaaataaaatgttgCTTAATG from Thamnophis elegans isolate rThaEle1 chromosome 8, rThaEle1.pri, whole genome shotgun sequence includes these protein-coding regions:
- the ADNP2 gene encoding activity-dependent neuroprotector homeobox protein 2; its protein translation is MFQIPVQNLDNIRRSRKKVKGILVDIGLDSCQELLQTLKSFDPGEKYFSSTSWNDVSHWDNVTKRKRYRTNPYCCSLCKFSSKFLNSFKNHLTRYHEDEMDQELVIPCPECSFASHSKTVGKHLRMFHSKKKIQNYNVSGGMRQFRNDAVNFVCQKCQFSDMLYYNTKKHVLVSHFQNLISTYFEERPDESEENFTDHYCKKCNAFANSRDSLIYHVLTSEVHKDLENILGRVISVQPKKTGQMKSLQIINIAPKPSTINTVSQLNPTSVGSNSTSCFQLPLPSVNQNQNTVSTKPVHNVVAPLTVSSSANSMTASTSVDRLHIALLSGSRPANQNTVSLQPAVSQPVFVSHRFPLKQPVRPRVFCLNQPTGNINRAVPPGVISFTRPIRPTLLPVGNQSVRTISNPIMPGPGAIPVNRPSSPGILAVNRPIGSGPGVLPVPQTITSGVLQFNHPVTPGVLPVNPSAGPGIVQFNQPEVLPVNQSVRPGVSQNATLLTTGPMLRQLIPTGKQVNGIPTYTLAPVSMTLPGPPGGGMATVPPPQVPVQLMPSGPVAQLSQGPATVPSPVAVSSSTNTPTKTSPTSTAMNLVLKQAKQWKTCPVCSELFPSNVYQVHMQVAHKCSTSKRETTCEIDKVAVCAPFLRWLKDKTVRCFSCKCFLTQSELLKHIFVHGLTCLFCTNIFYDLKGLVTHTQTAHNGKKELHSNYDDKGFQLASDSEGQLVFPHFDFSITSKELGEREVHLVVLAGVNSRTLIPLYIKLHQEDAETSRENKNVSTCPFCYGVFTSRDAYEMHLKERHHIMPTVHTILKTPAFKCIHCCGVYTGNMTLTAIAVHLLRCRSAPRETSPDMKMQVDLDVKQDLPLMNGENHEDDPLSAKRKQSDHLYAASVSEDQSDEDPPFFIINNGTAQVPAKEVNCVPSKRQKSDHKTETKGETSAEDLHLLVLNPKPFQQSSNEVQKRFLADYFHKKPYPSKKELQLLSSMLRAWKVDVASFFGRKRYFCLKAIKNLKPSVLLGFNMSELKNVKHSLNLNCELEDV